Part of the Pseudobdellovibrionaceae bacterium genome is shown below.
CAAAAATCCAAAGGTAACGGCGGCGAAAGGCATAAAGAGATTTGCCACACTCGAATAAATAATGAGTACTAATAAAGCCACGGGCCATGGCATGTGGCCAAATTCGAGTGAGACATAGGCCACCCAATTAAAACCAATGATTGTGGTGGTGAATTGAGCCAGCCATCCATAAAAAAACAATCGTTTGTATGACGACTCGTTCAACCAGACCATCCAGAGCGGTACCAAGCAGAACAGCAGGGCCCATGGCGGAAAGGGAATAAAACTTGTGCCCGTGAAAATTCCTGTTACGATACTAAGTATGACGGCGGTACGTCGAGACAATGTCTGGTGATGCATAATCTTTTGTATCACTAAACGGCGCGGGGGAGCCAGTTGGAAAATCTTGAGAGCACAACAAAAGAAAATTCCCATTCAAAAGTTTCTGTGAAGGTGCGTTGTCCGGAGTGTTTTAAACTCTTCGGCGTCAAGGCGGCTGAGATCTCTGAATCGCGCCCGAGATTTGCTTGCACCAGTTGCAACACGCAGTTTTGGGTGCCCTTTCCGGAGTGTCTCGAGCAGGAGGCCATGATTGGATTTCCGGTCTCATGGTTAAAGAGCACGCCCCTTGGTGCGGCGAGCAATCTAGAGTCCACCCCATCCGCCCCAGAGCCAAAGTTAGAGAACAATGTTGAGGCGCCCGTGGCTCCGGCCCAAGCCCCCTTCAGTTGTCCCAAGTGCAACGAGCCCTATTATGCGGAGCAAAAAGACTGCAAGAAATGCGGTCTGATTTTTTCTAAATTTCGCCTGCAAGAGTCGGAAGGCGATGTCTCGGCCAGTAAAGAGCAGAAAAATCGATGGCAACTGGTCGTGGATAACTATACGGATGAAAATGTTCATCAAGAGTTTTTGCGATCTTGCTTAAAAGGTGAAAATCTAGAGTATGCTGCTGATCGTTATCAAAAGATGCTCAAGCTCAACCCTTTAGATGACACGGCTAAAAAACTTCACAGTGAGGTTATGGCGCTATCAGTGGCAAAAGTGGAGAGTCATGCGCCGGCTCGACAAGATCTTGAGCGGCGCCGAAAAACTTTGGGCACTCGCCTCAGTCATTTTGTGATTGTTCTAAGTACCATGGTGATTGTGATTGGATACTTTGTGCCTGAACTGAGAAACCTTACCGGATTGGGTGCTGCCACTTTGTTTTTTGTGGTAGCCCTAAAGTATTACTTTAAGATTTTTTAAGTCCCACTTTTAGACCGAACACACTTATTCCTGAGGTGGTGCCTCGGACTCGCTTTGCAGCTCGCGAGTTTTTTGGGCTCGTTTGTTGGCCTCTTCCGCAACAATCACTTTTTGAGTGGCTCTCAAAAACGCATTGATCTCTCGTCCGGTGGTAATGGCCAGGAGGCCGCTTCCCGTGAGATCTTCATTGGGTTCTAGGACAGGATCGGCGGTGGCGGCAAATGCCGTAGGAGAAAGGTTTTGAGTGTTTTTCGCCACCGTTCCATTGACGGTGACATCTTGGTCAAGGTTAGCCAGGGCCCGGTAAGTATTAAGACGTTTTCGGTAACGGGTTTTTCCCACTAATTTTTCATCTTCAGTTCCATTTTCAAGAATGTGGCGAATAACCTTTTTGGCCTCGAAGTCAGGGTATTTGGCTTTAATGAGTGCAGCCACGCCAGAGACAAACGCCGTGGCCTGCGAAGTGCCGGTCATTTGGCCGTATTGACCACTGGGGAGAGTGGAGAAAATATCGTTACCAGGTGCTGCGATATCTACGGTTTGCTCTCCGTAATTGCTGCTAGGTAATACGTTTTTTCCACGGTCGATAGCTGTTACAGAAATGATATTGTCCAGCTCGTAGTCTGCCGGGTAGTAGCCATTCACATCAGAATTAGACTTTTCATTTCCCGCTGCGGCCACAAACAGCACGCCCTTTTTCTGGGCACGGGCAATGGCTTGTTTTTCACTCTCGCTGGGCTGTAGGCCTCCGCCCGAATAATTAATAATATGGGCACCCATGCGCGTGGCATAGTCAATGGCGCGTACCGTGTTGTTGAGATTGTTGCCGCCATAGGCATGGGGGTCGTAATACTTAAGAATCATTAAACTCACGCGAGGAGCCACGCCACTAATACCCACACCATTGCCGCCTTCAGCGCCGATAATGCCGGCAATGTGAGTGCCGTGTCCGTGGTTGTCTGAGAGATCTGTGGTTTGCCCCACAAAATTCACCCCGTGGACGTCATCAATAAATCCGTTATTATCGTCATCGACGCCATTGGTCGCCTTATCTCTACCCTCAGCGTCCATTCCCACTTCGCCTTTGTTCACCCAGAGGTTTTTTTGCAAGTCCACATGATGAATATCAATACCTGTATCAATGACGGCCACCACGATATCGCGACTGCCAGTGGCTTTCACATCGCCGCTCCATGCTTTGTATGAATCGGTGAGTTCAAGCCCCCATTTTTTTGTCATGGCAGGGTCGGTGAGTTTAATATCCATTTCTGAATCGGACTTAAGAGGTTTAACTAAGGCCGTACCCAGTTCTGTAGATCGACTGGCCAGCTCTGTAACCGCAGCCGGAGCCTTATCAACGTGGGTTTCGTGTTGTTGTTGAAATGCAATACCAATAACTGCCACAGCAATCAGTGAACTCACTAATAAAAGCTTTTTTCTATAGGTTGTCATATTCAGCCTCCAAGACCTCTCAAGGTTAAATAAGAGCAATCTTGGTGCCGTTGCGGGGCGGGTTTAAGTCATTGATTTTAAAGGAAAATACCAGACTGAGACAGGCCCTTTTCGGCCAATGAATAGTGGGCTGTCAAACAATTCTACAGCTTGCCTGAACTTCGATGATTTTCGCTAAGGGATCTTGGGTTGAGGAATTAGACTTTTCCTTGAGCTGTACAGTTTGATACCCACAAGCAGGCTCAATGCAGCTGACACGAAAAACCCTGAAAACTGCAATTTAGGAAAAGCAAAAACGCCCACAAGACTGCCCACAATAAAGGCGACGATCAAATCGATGCGCATTCGATTCAGGCGGCCTTCTTTTTTGTCGTTAGATACAAAGTATTTCGCAAGACCTATTCCTAGATCTGTGGTGATTCCGGTGAGGTGAGTGGTTCGGACGATGGTTCCTGAATAGTGGGTGATGATGGCGTTTTGAGCGCCACACGATAGCGCTAGTAGCGATAACAGCAAAAAGTCATGGAGGTCGCCAAAGGGTTCTCCAAACTGTCCAAAAAAACCGTAAGTGCCAAAGGTGGCCACCAAACTAAAGATAAAAGCCAACAACAACAAAATGTGAATGTAAACGGGAGGTTGTTTTCTGCTTTTTCGAACCTCCGTAAAGATAGAGCTAAAAAAAGCACCGAGCAGAAAAAACACCGGAACTAATAAAAAATAAAAACTCTTCATATAGTTCTGGGCGGCAATTTCCTGGCTAAATAGTGTTGAAAAACCAGTGACGTGGGAGACGAAAAGATGAAGGCACAAAAGGCCACCGGCATTGACGTACCCACCTTGAAAGGCCAATAGCGCCCAAGTGATGCGATTTGATGGATGTGAAATGATTTCGATCATGTGGTTTAGCTTCAGTGCCTGAGAAAAACTCTACTTTTAGATGTTAGTTGGCCGAGTCCGCCGGGTCACTTGTTTTCTATGCACCCCTGATTTTCGCCGTGACCCTAGAAAATTTTAAAGATGCGTCGCTTCCATGGTTTCGGGCGTGCGGTTTGGCCCGACTATGGAGTATGGTGCCTCTTATGAAAAAATGGATGCTCTTAATATTATTGGTGCCGGTGGTGGCCTACGCCTCGGGCGGATCTGCGACCTTTGAACAAAACACACTATTTCTTGTGGTGACTCTCACGCTGGCAAAGTGGATTGGGTTTATGTGCAAGAAGGTGGGGATACCTGAGTTAGTGGGCGAGCTGGGAGCCGGGTTAGTTTTGGGTAACCTTGGTCTTTTCGGGTGGCATGTGGAGTTCACCCATAATTTCTTATCCAGTGAATTTATTAAATATGCCGCTGACCTTGGCGTGGTGCTTTTATTGTTCTTGGTCGGCCTTGAGTCCAATCTCACCCAACTTTTAAAGGTGGGCAAGAATGCGTTTGTGGTGGCCGCCGTTGGTGTGATTTTGCCGGTGATCGGCGGGTATTTTTACTCGTCCGCAGTAGGGTTAGGCGTCGGTGTGGCGGCATGGTTTGTTGGAGCCACGTTGGCAGCCACTTCGGTGGGTATCACAGCCAAGGTGTTGGGTGATCGAAAACTGTTAATGGCCCCATCGTCGCAGGTCATTTTGGGTGCGGCTGTTATCGACGACATCATGGGCATTCTGCTTTTGACGGTGTTGGCCGGTGTGGCCATGGGTGGTGAAGTTTCATTTATTGATTTGGGAGTGATCTTGCTAAAGGCGGGTGGCTTTTTTGTGGGAAGCTACTTTGCAGGTCGTTTGTTGTTTCCAAGGATGATTCGCCTGACTGGAAAAAATGATAGCAAAAGTTTTTGGGTGGCCTTTTCTTTAATTTTAGCCTTGGTGTTTGCCCAGGTGGCTGCAATGGCGGGCATGGCGCCCATTATTGGTGCTTTCTTTGCGGGGCTTTTACTTGAAGATGTGCATTTTGAAGTGGGTCATAAATTGCAAAAAGACACCATTGAACACTTGCTCTCGCCCATTGCTGAAATTCTTTTGCCCATATTTTTTGTGGCCATTGGTGCACAAGTGGACCTTTCCGTATTAGGCGATATGCACGTGCTAATGGTTGTTCTCGGACTGCTAGTTATTGCCGTGATATCAAAGACCGCCACCGGAGCATTAGTGAAGGGGCCTCAGTTTGATCGGTGGGGCATTGGCTTGGGCATGGTGCCAAGGGGTGAGGTGGGTCTTATTTTCGCATCCTATGCTTTACAGCATAAGGTATTTACGGCTTCCGCTTATTCGGTTTTAGTGTTGGTGGTGCTGTTCTCCACTATTCTTGGCCCGATGTTGTTAAAGTACCGCCTGGATTATTTTGAAAAATCTCTGGCTTAAATGAAGCTGACCAGAGACTTAACCGAGAAATTCTTGTTGGTTAAAGTTCGAGCGCCCATTCAGGAAACTGGATAGACTGGTTTTGGGCGCTTTGCATTTTATAAAAAATCATGTTTCTCATAACAAGCTTCACGTAGCTTTTGGTTTCTTCATAGGGAATGTCTTCAATAAATTCCAGTGAATCACCCCGGTAACGGGTTTTAAGCCAACCCGCAATGGCATCTTCGCTGGCATTATAAGAGGCCACAGCGGGTATAAATTGGCCATTATACTTATCCCAAAGTTGCCTTAAGAATCTTGAACCTAAGGGAATATTGACGGCCGGAATATAGAGGTCTTCAGCTTGTGTGAATTCCACATCAGTGCCTTTGGCCGATTGGGCTGCTACCTCGGGTAAAAGTTGCATCAATCCAAAGGCGTCCATGGGGCTTCGAGCGCGTGGATTAAAAGCGGATTCCTGGCGCATAATCGCATAGATGAACTCTGCACTAATGCCATATTTATTGGCTGCCGCATTCACGTAACCATCAAACGGTGTGGGAAATACGATTTCTGGGTGCTGCACAAGAAGCTGTTGGCGTTCTGCTGCGGGCATTTGGCCCAATTGATAAAAAAGTCCGAGGTAGTTACCTGAAAGAGCATAGTGTTTAAAAAGTGATTCCCAAACTTTAGCATCTTGTGGGTCGACTTTTCTGTACCCACTGGCAATTTCATCTAGATAAGAGCGCGCCACTTCGTCTTCGTTGACAGCCGTCAGCCAAGCGATGAACTGGGAATCCGGCATTTCGTTAAGCGGAGACGGTAATGTGTGAAGTGAGGCCGGTGTACGAGGGCCATCGATGGCGTTTGGCGACAGCACAGAAAGGGGTTGGTCAAGCTCTCGACGAGCCACAATTCCGTAGTAGCCAATGGGGTCTTCAGATTGCAGTTGGGTCAATACAACCTTGGATAATTCCCACTGGTTCATGTCTTTATAGGTGCGGCCGAGCCAGAACATATAGCGATAGCGGTTAAAATCGCTCTCGGTGGTGGCGATTAACTCTTTGTACTGATCCACAGCGGCGTCAAAACTTTTTATCTTTCTTAAATTCCATGCCTTTAGCCACTGTAACTTTTCAAAGAGTTCTGCGTCTGTCTTTGGTTCTTTAAGGGCTTTATTAAACCACCAAAGCGCATTTGCAAAATCTTGTTTCTCTTCAAGCATTCTTCCGCGTATCCAGTAGGCCTCCATTAGCGAGTGACGGCCCTGGACTGTTTTGGCCAATGTCTTTAGAACCTGTTGGGAGCCTTTGATTTGATCTTTTGTCCATAGAGTTCGGGCCCATAACAAGTAGGCATCCACATAGAGTCGGGTATGAGTTTGCGATTTCTTTTTTGCAAAGAGGGCTTGTGTGTATTTGGCCAATTTTTTTGTGGCCTCCAAATACTTTTTGTCGTTGCGTTCGATCTTGTAGGTGGCGCGCACACCTTTGAGGGCTTTGATTTTGTCCACAGCGGGAAACCGTTTTGAGGTGATCACTTTAAAATAGTACTTCCGAGCTGCTGGGAAATTTCTGATTCGGCGAAAATCATAGGCCACTTCTAGAAAATCACTACGATCGGGGTTTGGCTTTAATCGCGGAGCCAATTTGTGGAGTCGCTCAGTGTACTCATTGACAAGGTCTGATTTTTTGAGGTGCGTTGCAATGGCTAGAGCCTCTTTAGTGTAGTCCACTTTTAGTTCGCGGGGCAGGTTGAGTTTTGATTTTTCAATGAGTAATTCCATTTCACGAGCTGAGTTTTTTTGCAGGCGGGCATGGTCAAGTTCAATATCGAGCACGAGATCTTTCATCCAGGGTTCAGGATCACTACTGGATAATCCGGCCACCTCGGTCACGGCAGGGGAGAGCTTCTCACAAACCTGGTAGGCGCGTAGGGCTGCCATCTTTCTTAGCGGAAACTCACTTTCTTCTGACAGCAAACTGTATAACCCGCATGATATTTGGGGCTGGTCTTTTTGCCAAAGTTGGGCTCTTCGGTAGCGGCTCCACCATTTTGTGGGTTTATCTTTAGACTGGCGCTCAAGATCAAGTAAAAGTACATCCATTTGATCAGGACTTCTGCGTTCTGTGATTTCAAATTCTGGAGGCAGATTTTTCGGTGCCGGCGGCATCACCACTTTCGGGGAAGTGGCACACCCAAGTACAATAGAAAACGCCAAGGCTGTGGAAAGTAATAAGCGCATCCATACATTGTACGCTGCGCTTTAGGTGGACCTCAAGGAGGGCGCGAAGAGAACTGTACCTGGTCTTTTTTGAAAATAAATAATGGACAAAAGGCCAGCTGGCGCTGGCCTTTTAATCTCAATTTCTATCGGTATTGCTGCAGGCGAGCAATTCGTTCTTCAAGAGGAGGGTGAGTCGAAAATAGGAAGGCCAACGCACTTCGACTGCGCCCAGAAATTTTTAAACTGGCAATGGCCTGTTGATCAGGCTCGATGAGAGTTTGTGTATCCATCAACGAGCGCAGAGCTGAAACCATTTTGTCTGTACCGGCAAGCTGTGCGCCCCCGCGGTCGGCTCGGTATTCGCGGTGTCTTGAGAAGTAGTTCACCACCACGGCACCTAAAATTCCAAAAGCGATTTGGAATAAAAACACAAGGCCAAAGTGAACCCAGGGGCCGGCATCGCGATCCATTTGCCCAGCGACCACATTAGCTAAAGCACGAGCTGCAAACATCACAACGGCGTTAATGACTCCTTGAATCAGTGTCATCGTCACCATGTCGCCATTGGCAATATGGGCCACTTCGTGCGCCAATACACCTTCAAGCTCATCTCGATCCATTTTGTGCAATAATCCTGTGGAAACAGCTACCAAAGAGTTGGATTTGGATGGGCCCGTGGCAAAAGCGTTCACCTCAGGGCTATCATACACGCCCACCTCTGGCATTTTAGGAAGGCCAGCTCCCTTTGCCAAGTTGTGAACGCTCTGGACCAACCCTTGTAAGCGCACATCGCTTACGTGCGGGTCGACCACTTGCACGCCCATCATAGTTTTTGCCATAAACTTAGAGGCAAAAAGTGAGAAGAAGGCACCACCCATGCCTAGAATTAATGAAAACCCTAAAATGTAAGTGTAGTAGTCATTTTGCAGGCCGAGTGCAGCGCTAATAAAGCTCCAAGTGATACTGATGGTCGTGACCACCAAAATATTCACAACCAGAAACAAGAACACAGTTTTCGATTTAGCCCACATGTTAAATCCTCCTTGAGGATGGGTTAAAAACCATCGTTTTTGTTTTCGCTAACAAATACGATCTCCGCCAATATGAGTTGGGGATTTTTTAAGTCAAGGTCTATTGTTATGAAAACGCCGGTTAAAAGTCAAAATGGAGTGACCCGTTCTTAGTCGAAACTTTGACAAGCCCCCCTTTTTGCAACCGGCCAAACAAAATATCGTCCACCAAGGGCTTTTTAATGTGCTCGTCCACTGTGCGCGCAAAGGGTCTGGCGCCAAAAGCGGGGTCGTGGCCTTTGTTAAATAGCCACTCCACGGCACTATCAGACACTTTAAGTTCAATTCTTTTTTGCTTCAGTTGATCTGCCAGCTCGCTAATGAATTTTTTAATGACCTGGATTAACATGTCTTGTTGAAGTTCTTTAAATTCAACGATGGCGTCAAGGCGATTTAGAAACTCCGGGCGAAAGGATTTTTTAATGGCTTCCAAGGATTTTGACGAACTGGGCTCTTTAAGCACACCCATCGACCCTTTTGAGGCTTCATAGGCCCCGGCGTTGCTAGTCATGATCAAAATGGCATTTGAGAAATCGGCGGTTTTTCCGTTCGAGTCAGTGAGTCGGCCGCTGTCCATGACTTGCAGTAAGATGTTAATAAGATCTGGATGGGCTTTTTCAATCTCATCCATCAAGACAACGGCATAAGGTGTTTTCGTGATGGCATCAGTGAGAAGGCCACCTTCTTCATAGCCCACATATCCTGGAGGAGCACCCACAAGCCTTGAGACGGCGTGTTTTTCCATGTACTCACTCATATCAAATCGCAAAAACTGCACACCCAGTTGGTGGGCCAGTTGTTTTGCCACTTCGGTTTTTCCCACACCGGTGGGGCCAGCAAATAGGTAGGAGCCAATGGGTTTGTCTGATCTGCCAAGGCCCGTGCGCGCAAGCTTAATGGCTGTGGTGAGTTTATCAATGGCAGCATCTTGTCCGAACACCACTTGTTTTAAGTCAGATTCTAACGATTGCAATTTAGTTTTATCTGACGCGGACACCGTTTGTGCCGGCACCTGGGCAATGGCAGAGACCACTTTCTCCACGTCGCTGACGCGAACAATCACCTTCGCTTTAGATCCCGACTTAATTCTCTTTGCGGCACCTACCTCGTCGAGCACATCAATGGCTTTATCGGGAAGCTGTCGACCATGAATGTATTTTGCCGCAAGCTCCGCGCAGGCCCTTACAGCACCGTCCGTGTATTGCACACGGTGGTGTTTTTCATAGCGGCTTTTTAGGCCCAACAAAATTTGAACGGAGTCTTCGGTACTGGGCTCGCGCACGTCAATTTTTTGAAATCGTCTGGCCAA
Proteins encoded:
- a CDS encoding DUF1275 domain-containing protein, with protein sequence MIEIISHPSNRITWALLAFQGGYVNAGGLLCLHLFVSHVTGFSTLFSQEIAAQNYMKSFYFLLVPVFFLLGAFFSSIFTEVRKSRKQPPVYIHILLLLAFIFSLVATFGTYGFFGQFGEPFGDLHDFLLLSLLALSCGAQNAIITHYSGTIVRTTHLTGITTDLGIGLAKYFVSNDKKEGRLNRMRIDLIVAFIVGSLVGVFAFPKLQFSGFFVSAALSLLVGIKLYSSRKSLIPQPKIP
- the htpX gene encoding protease HtpX; the encoded protein is MWAKSKTVFLFLVVNILVVTTISITWSFISAALGLQNDYYTYILGFSLILGMGGAFFSLFASKFMAKTMMGVQVVDPHVSDVRLQGLVQSVHNLAKGAGLPKMPEVGVYDSPEVNAFATGPSKSNSLVAVSTGLLHKMDRDELEGVLAHEVAHIANGDMVTMTLIQGVINAVVMFAARALANVVAGQMDRDAGPWVHFGLVFLFQIAFGILGAVVVNYFSRHREYRADRGGAQLAGTDKMVSALRSLMDTQTLIEPDQQAIASLKISGRSRSALAFLFSTHPPLEERIARLQQYR
- the clpA gene encoding ATP-dependent Clp protease ATP-binding subunit ClpA, whose protein sequence is MLNPKLEESLNTAVQLATDGRHEYVSLEHVLLALLENKEAQQILRACGANIKRLRSRLEEFLTDKCPHLEKEVVARTPDWKPDLTLAFHRLLQRAAIQVQSAGKQEVSSGHLLVALFSEPNAFATFYLSDEGVTQFDIINYISHGSGEWQTDDLIDEEFDEDSDDDLAADGLPKQLPPGTQGSPLKTFTQNLNDKALAGKTDPLIGREDVIERCVHVLARRTKNNPLLIGEAGVGKTAIADGLASRIVEGNVPDSLKNAVIYSLDMGALLAGTKYRGDFEERLKAVVTELKKQPHAVLFIDEIHTIVGAGSTSGGSMDASNLLKPALADGSLSCIGSTTYKEYRNHFEKDRALARRFQKIDVREPSTEDSVQILLGLKSRYEKHHRVQYTDGAVRACAELAAKYIHGRQLPDKAIDVLDEVGAAKRIKSGSKAKVIVRVSDVEKVVSAIAQVPAQTVSASDKTKLQSLESDLKQVVFGQDAAIDKLTTAIKLARTGLGRSDKPIGSYLFAGPTGVGKTEVAKQLAHQLGVQFLRFDMSEYMEKHAVSRLVGAPPGYVGYEEGGLLTDAITKTPYAVVLMDEIEKAHPDLINILLQVMDSGRLTDSNGKTADFSNAILIMTSNAGAYEASKGSMGVLKEPSSSKSLEAIKKSFRPEFLNRLDAIVEFKELQQDMLIQVIKKFISELADQLKQKRIELKVSDSAVEWLFNKGHDPAFGARPFARTVDEHIKKPLVDDILFGRLQKGGLVKVSTKNGSLHFDF
- a CDS encoding S8 family serine peptidase, producing MTTYRKKLLLVSSLIAVAVIGIAFQQQHETHVDKAPAAVTELASRSTELGTALVKPLKSDSEMDIKLTDPAMTKKWGLELTDSYKAWSGDVKATGSRDIVVAVIDTGIDIHHVDLQKNLWVNKGEVGMDAEGRDKATNGVDDDNNGFIDDVHGVNFVGQTTDLSDNHGHGTHIAGIIGAEGGNGVGISGVAPRVSLMILKYYDPHAYGGNNLNNTVRAIDYATRMGAHIINYSGGGLQPSESEKQAIARAQKKGVLFVAAAGNEKSNSDVNGYYPADYELDNIISVTAIDRGKNVLPSSNYGEQTVDIAAPGNDIFSTLPSGQYGQMTGTSQATAFVSGVAALIKAKYPDFEAKKVIRHILENGTEDEKLVGKTRYRKRLNTYRALANLDQDVTVNGTVAKNTQNLSPTAFAATADPVLEPNEDLTGSGLLAITTGREINAFLRATQKVIVAEEANKRAQKTRELQSESEAPPQE
- a CDS encoding lytic transglycosylase domain-containing protein, whose protein sequence is MRLLLSTALAFSIVLGCATSPKVVMPPAPKNLPPEFEITERRSPDQMDVLLLDLERQSKDKPTKWWSRYRRAQLWQKDQPQISCGLYSLLSEESEFPLRKMAALRAYQVCEKLSPAVTEVAGLSSSDPEPWMKDLVLDIELDHARLQKNSAREMELLIEKSKLNLPRELKVDYTKEALAIATHLKKSDLVNEYTERLHKLAPRLKPNPDRSDFLEVAYDFRRIRNFPAARKYYFKVITSKRFPAVDKIKALKGVRATYKIERNDKKYLEATKKLAKYTQALFAKKKSQTHTRLYVDAYLLWARTLWTKDQIKGSQQVLKTLAKTVQGRHSLMEAYWIRGRMLEEKQDFANALWWFNKALKEPKTDAELFEKLQWLKAWNLRKIKSFDAAVDQYKELIATTESDFNRYRYMFWLGRTYKDMNQWELSKVVLTQLQSEDPIGYYGIVARRELDQPLSVLSPNAIDGPRTPASLHTLPSPLNEMPDSQFIAWLTAVNEDEVARSYLDEIASGYRKVDPQDAKVWESLFKHYALSGNYLGLFYQLGQMPAAERQQLLVQHPEIVFPTPFDGYVNAAANKYGISAEFIYAIMRQESAFNPRARSPMDAFGLMQLLPEVAAQSAKGTDVEFTQAEDLYIPAVNIPLGSRFLRQLWDKYNGQFIPAVASYNASEDAIAGWLKTRYRGDSLEFIEDIPYEETKSYVKLVMRNMIFYKMQSAQNQSIQFPEWALEL
- a CDS encoding cation:proton antiporter produces the protein MKKWMLLILLVPVVAYASGGSATFEQNTLFLVVTLTLAKWIGFMCKKVGIPELVGELGAGLVLGNLGLFGWHVEFTHNFLSSEFIKYAADLGVVLLLFLVGLESNLTQLLKVGKNAFVVAAVGVILPVIGGYFYSSAVGLGVGVAAWFVGATLAATSVGITAKVLGDRKLLMAPSSQVILGAAVIDDIMGILLLTVLAGVAMGGEVSFIDLGVILLKAGGFFVGSYFAGRLLFPRMIRLTGKNDSKSFWVAFSLILALVFAQVAAMAGMAPIIGAFFAGLLLEDVHFEVGHKLQKDTIEHLLSPIAEILLPIFFVAIGAQVDLSVLGDMHVLMVVLGLLVIAVISKTATGALVKGPQFDRWGIGLGMVPRGEVGLIFASYALQHKVFTASAYSVLVLVVLFSTILGPMLLKYRLDYFEKSLA